In one window of Rhodoglobus vestalii DNA:
- a CDS encoding phytoene desaturase family protein — protein MTAITPRRIVVLGAGIGGLTAAALLAKAGHDVTVLEGNDWVGGKSRRIEVGGQRIDTGPSLVTFPAVWDELMRRYNALGASGAPSGAIDAGGDPPAGQLQLRRLPEVGRYFYGGQAVTLPVEEGHPWRAAWERFDREHGGLGPQITSLLTADPIDPKTLPAVGVLARRYGTRLTTKRFLDALTWMPEGLREVIAIHTLNAGVPPTRSLSLYASMPAVMARDGVWVPEGGVYELPLALHRLALQAGARVHTGESVVSVQRSRVRTVAAEYRADLVVSALDPGVLTGLLGGGPSRARDLTCSGVAIYGVLERLLPDATATHSVVLPDDPAALHRSLAAGLVPQQTMAFVNYYRPGEIYPNEKATVALLLTTPADGRRYGLDDPFVRREVERISEVMGLDRPITQMLGEYEILDPEYFSGWGAMGGALYGATRPLWQSGPFHAPAYRDPRRRWLWRVGASVHPGGGIPAVLGGAMTSSAKLLRTLHG, from the coding sequence GTGACCGCAATAACACCGCGGCGTATCGTCGTGCTCGGGGCCGGCATCGGCGGGCTCACCGCTGCCGCACTGCTGGCTAAGGCCGGGCACGATGTCACGGTGCTCGAAGGCAACGACTGGGTCGGCGGCAAAAGTCGGCGGATTGAGGTCGGCGGCCAGCGAATCGATACTGGCCCCTCCCTTGTCACGTTCCCGGCGGTGTGGGATGAACTCATGCGCCGCTACAACGCGCTTGGCGCAAGCGGTGCGCCGAGCGGCGCGATCGATGCCGGGGGCGACCCGCCGGCGGGCCAGCTGCAGCTGCGGCGCCTGCCCGAGGTGGGGCGCTACTTCTACGGCGGCCAGGCTGTCACACTGCCGGTCGAGGAGGGGCACCCTTGGCGGGCGGCGTGGGAACGCTTCGATCGTGAGCACGGTGGCCTCGGACCACAGATCACTTCGCTGCTCACCGCCGATCCGATCGACCCGAAGACGCTTCCCGCGGTGGGCGTCCTCGCACGCCGGTACGGCACCCGACTCACGACCAAGCGTTTCCTTGACGCCCTGACCTGGATGCCGGAGGGATTACGCGAGGTGATCGCCATCCACACACTGAACGCGGGGGTGCCGCCCACCCGCAGCCTCTCGCTCTACGCGAGCATGCCCGCGGTGATGGCCAGGGATGGCGTGTGGGTTCCCGAGGGTGGGGTCTACGAGCTCCCGCTTGCCCTCCACCGGCTCGCCCTCCAGGCCGGTGCGCGGGTTCACACCGGCGAGAGTGTCGTGTCGGTTCAGCGATCGCGGGTGCGCACGGTCGCGGCCGAGTACCGGGCTGACCTGGTGGTGAGCGCCCTCGACCCGGGGGTGCTCACCGGGCTCTTGGGCGGCGGGCCGTCCCGGGCGCGAGATCTCACCTGCTCGGGCGTCGCCATCTACGGCGTGCTTGAGAGGCTTCTGCCGGACGCCACGGCGACACACTCCGTGGTGCTGCCGGACGACCCGGCCGCCCTGCACCGCAGCCTCGCGGCGGGGCTCGTACCCCAGCAGACGATGGCCTTCGTGAACTACTACCGTCCGGGCGAGATCTACCCAAACGAGAAGGCTACCGTTGCGTTGCTACTGACCACGCCCGCCGATGGTCGCCGCTACGGCCTCGACGACCCCTTCGTACGACGGGAGGTCGAGCGCATCAGCGAAGTGATGGGACTCGATCGGCCCATCACCCAGATGCTCGGTGAGTACGAGATTCTCGATCCTGAGTACTTCTCCGGCTGGGGTGCTATGGGCGGGGCGCTCTACGGCGCGACCCGTCCGCTCTGGCAGAGCGGCCCGTTCCATGCGCCCGCCTACCGCGATCCTCGACGCCGGTGGCTCTGGCGTGTCGGAGCATCGGTGCACCCCGGTGGCGGAATCCCCGCGGTGCTCGGCGGGGCAATGACCTCCAGCGCCAAGCTGCTTCGAACCCTGCACGGCTGA